A window of Falco rusticolus isolate bFalRus1 chromosome 18, bFalRus1.pri, whole genome shotgun sequence genomic DNA:
ggctgtttctgcagctgctggatggAGATTTGCTCTTATGAAATGGTGGCCTTTCCCCAGAGCTTTTGTAGAACATTTGTTTCATAGCTCAATCATTTGCAGccttaaaaacacctttttttttccccccctagaGAGAATAACACAATCAGTGTATGGAACAACGGCAAAGGTATTCCAGTTGTTGAACACAAAGTGGAGAAGGTCTATGTGCCTGCTCTTATCTTTGGACAGCTACTAACATCCAGCAACTATGATGACAATGAAAAGAAAGTCACAGGTAGGGATGACTCTCAAATAGTCACTAATAtttctgagcagcctgttcagTTTTAATGTGTGAACTaaaaggggggggaagggggtcCTTGATGGAACATGAAAACAGCATTCTGAATCAGTCAGACAGAGGTCTTCCCACTCTATTTTATAGTAATGGTACAAAcatggagaacaggaaaaattctCTTTGAATGCTCATCCCAATTAAGTGTGGATTTATAGTCACATACTGAGTTTGTAGGATATTGTTGCTTATTGACAGTTGTACTTGGATTGTGCTGAAGTGGCTGAAGTCTTGTTTGTCTGGAATTGTTTTAGATGGCTTtgaacaaaagcagtaacacaagtctgttttccttctaattCCAGGTGGGCGAAATGGTTATGGAGCCAAACTGTGCAACATATTTAGCACAAAATTTACTGTGGAAACTGCATGTCGTGAGTACAAAAAGTTATTCAGACAGGTATGAACACTTCTCATTTCAGTAAGGTTACACTGGAGATTTTCAAACAAGACCCTaagtttttgtttcaaaactctAGGTGCAAGTTGCATTCAGTACACCTCGATTAGAATAAATTTGGCCCACAGTTACTGTGCCACAAAATAGAATTCAGATAAATAACGAGCAGACATAATCAGAATCTAGTTTTTAACCAGTGagttctttttaatttgaaagtatttaaaactCGTAAATCAgcttactgcttttaaaaactaagCTAGTTGTTCAGGTGTGTTAGACTTGCAACTCACAAAACCTCCTTTTCTCAGACCTGGACAGACAACATGGGAAAGGCTGgtgaaatgaagctgaaatattttgatggaGAAGATTACACGTGTATCACTTTCCAACCTGATCTGTCAAAATTCAAAATGACAACGCTTGATAAAGACATTGTAGCACTAATGTCTCGAAGAGCATATGATATTGCTGGATCCACAAAGGATGTCAAAGTTTTCCTAAATGGACAGAGGCTGCCTGTGAGTGAACATTTAGAAGAAACTGTAATATCTGTATTTCTCATGtcatttaaacagatttttgttgaAGAAATTTATGTCATTACACGTATTAAAGGGAAAATTTGCATGAGTGATTTTGCTACCCACTTCCCAGGAAGATATGAATTAAGTATTTATAGGAGCTGTTATAAATTAATTGTCTGCTTTCGTCTGTATGCAGGTGAAAGGATTCCGCAGTTATGTGGACCTCTATCTGAAGGACAGAGTAGATGAAACTGGTAATGCGCTTAAGGTTATCCACGAGGAAGTAAATTCTCGGTGGGAAGTGTGTTTGACTTTAAGTGAAAGAGGCTTCCAGCAAGTTAGCTTTGTCAACAGCATTGCCACTACAAAGGTAACTCTTCCTTAGCTTACTTAGTCAAGCTAATGCCATATTCTTCATCATCAATATTCTTAGCTATTTTCAAATGTGTGTCTGTTAGTGAAAATGTTGCTTAATGTTGCAAAGACTATGCTAAAAGTTTTAAACAGATATGCATGCTTTGTTTTAATGGCACCCCCACCATGTCTTTGGTCCCCTGTTCCCTTAGGGTGGCAGGCACATTGATTATGTCACTGACCAGCTTGTGACTAAGCTCATTGACGTtgtgaaaaagaagaacaaaaatggAGCTGGAGTGAAGCCTTTTCAGGTACAGTGTCGGAATTTCCCCAGTGGAAAACACAACTCTGGCATTAATGCAAATTGTAACTACAGCTTAGTGCATTACTACTTTAATTAATAATACATATTTCTATTCTACAGACCATATATAGATAAGAAATTGCTAATTATAGAAGCCTCATATTGCCCAGTTCAAGCCAACTAACGGTCTTCTCTTTGTTTGGCCAATGTATTTTGTAATCAGAACACTGTAAGTCAGTGTAGATGGACTAAAACTTGGTATCTGCTAGACAATAACCTATTTGGGCTGAGAGCTGCTAATTCCTTGACGTCTCAAATCAGTAAACATTGCTCGTGAATGTTCATTAGCTGCCCTAAATTCTTTGAAGATatctagaaaaattaaaaaccatgCATAGTGATAAATgagtttttccttcctgtgtcATTCTGACCAGCAAGTATCAGAATGCACTGCTGTTACCAAGGTGGGCTTGCATAATGTGTGATTACTGCTTGTATTTAATTCTAGGTGAAGAACCATATGTGGATTTTTGTGAATGCCTTAATTGAAAACCCAACCTTTGACTCTCAGACTAAAGAGAACATGACTCTGCAGGCAAAGAACTTTGGTTCAACGTGTAAATTGAGTGAAAAATTTATTAAGGGGGTAAGTACTGATACACAGATAATCACAATGTCTGTAAAACTACATCTTATGCTTAATGTGGCTAATATCTACTTTTGAAGCAATGTcatgaattaaagaaaatgtaacttaATATTCTGTCGTTGTTAAGGCTTTTCCCACAGTTGTTTGCGGTTATTTTTTGTATTGCAGGCAGTGGCCTGTGGCATTGTTGAAAGTGTCCTAAACTGGGTAAAATTTAAAGCTCAGAACGAGCTGAATAAGAAATGTTCAGCTGTGAAACACACCAAGATTAAGGGTGTTCCTAAGCTGGATGATGCCAATGATGCTGGTAAGTGGTTTACGTCCTTTGTAACCAATTCATTCAAAAACAGTTAAAACTTCTTCATTAGACAAAAGAATTGTCTCataaggaaaaatgcaaaaacctGTAATTATAGTTTATCCCCATATTACAGTCCCATTTACTATGTTTATTCCCATTTACTATGTGCAGTGCAACAAAACTTGTATGTGTTAGAAGGTATTTGTTCTCATTCAGTTTGTGAGTATCCAGGCTTTGATTTCACTTCGTAATTGGAAAATTGActtgatgtttcttttattttttaggcaGCAAGAATTCTTTAGATTGCACGCTTATCCTGACAGAGGGAGACTCAGCCAAAACACTGGCTGTCTCTGGTCTAGGAGTGGTTGGTAGAGACAAATATGGAGTATTTCCCCTGCGTGGGAAAATACTCAACGTCAGAGAAGCTTCTCATAAGCAGGTTAGTTGGAAAATAGTTATAATCTACCTGTTAAAAGGCGCATTATGCTTTGCATAATGCAACAAAGCTCAGTCAACAGTATACTTATGAATAGCTTTAGATTTTCAGCTACATTTTAAGTGTGAAAaacaaggtttttattttgtgtgatCTTTTCCAGATtatggaaaatgctgaaatcaaCAACATCATCAAGATTGTGGGTTTACAATATAAAAAGAACTATGAAGATCAAGAATCTTTAAAGACTCTTCGCTATGGAAAGATTATGATTATGACAGATCAGGTTAGGTTCACTAAAATTGAAAAttgggacagaaaaaaacaccacttgaatacagaggaaagaagaaaaaagtgctaCCTTTCTCCTACTGCCACTGTTGTACCTAATCCtctgaatttgtttctttttatcatgCTGTATTTTAGTGGGTCATAATGTCTTTTCAGccacaaaacagataaaatagaCGGGGAGAGCAGCATCGCCAGATAGCTAAATACTGTCTTTCCAGTCTGCTGATTCAAGGCCCTTGACCAGTCCTTGATACCTTCTTTCACCAAGAatgtgccttttctgtttctcttggTTTTCTTAGGTTACACAACACGTGGTCACTTTTTTAGAAGTGAAAGTTAAAAGGGTCAGTTAGCTggaattatagaatcatttgCTGTTAAGGTAACAATTGTTAATTCCATCATGTCCCTGATATAATGTGTTGGGGTTtgtggtgtcttttttttttttaatcaggatCAAGATGGATCACATATCAAAGGTTTGCTGATAAACTTCATCCATCACAACTGGCCATCTCTTCTAAAACACAACTTTTTGGAGGAATTTATTACTCCCATCATAAAGGTAAGGGTTGGGTAGATGATAAGGTAAATGAGTAAAGATCCATTGGTCTAAATCTGCCTCTCATTTCACggttaaaatatttgttgatTGTAGGTctctaaaaacaaagaagaaattgcaTTCTACAGCATTCCTGAATTTGAAGAATGGAAAAACGGTACACAGAACTACAATTCATGGAAAATCAAGTACTATAAAGGTTTGTAGAAAATGTAATATGTTGAAATTAAATGACCCAAGTAAAAGCATTCATGATTAAATTCAGTTAgccctgcttttgcagaaaggaTCTTCCCTCCTAAGATACTCTGACTACAAATACATgcaacataaaatacaaaagtaagGAAACAATAACATCTAACTGGATAAAAATCTCAGTAAAATCTCTCAAAATGGAGCTAGAATATTGTGGATAACCATTCTTTCAGCCCTCTTAGGCAATTATGCTCAGTTTTATGTGGTATTTTCCATAGAATGGTCCTTGTGTAGTGTTAGCACTGTAAGCTAAGTACTTCCGAATCGCCTAGTACCAATAAGAAAGTTGCCAACTGCAGAACAGTAGCTGTTAATCATTTTGGATATCTACAGGAGTTACAGACAAAACCCGAAAGTACAACATGCAACTGCTCACTTATCACTAAAAGCACAAGAATTACAGATACCTTACATCTCATTTTAAAGTCGTGTGTTTTCAGTAAGTCATCTTCATGCTATACATTTGTATGATGCATCACAGAAACTGGGCatggtaaaatatttctttgaactGCAACTTAATTTAAGCAAGAAGTTATTAGGATTAACTAGTACTGTCTCTGCAGGTTTGGGTACCAGCACATCAAAGGAGGCTAAAGAATACTTTGCAGATATGGCTAAACATCGAATTGGCTTCAAATATTCTGGGCCTGCAGATGATGCTGCGATCACCCTGGTAACTAACACTTGATTTAATTGCTGACTTACTACCTTTGGTATTCTACTGCTTAGAGTGCTGTGTATTTTCTCTTAATATGCTCTTAAAGGCCTTTGGGCTTGAGACAATCTCTTTGTTACCAAGGCTACGGCTTTAGTCTAACCAGTAGAAGCAAATCTGTCCACAGACCTCAGGCCAAGAGTAGCCTTTTAATGATGGCTTTTAAATATAGCTCAGAACAAACTAATCACTACAAACCAATTGACATTTTCAGACACAACAGTAAATAttcctttaacatttttctgcatgttctACTGCAGTTTTCTCCAAGTCAGacctcccttttctccctcagATTTTCTTGCAAAATGGTTCACCAGTGGATTAAAACAGTCCTTGCTTCTGTGAACTTCTTCACCTTCAGTAGCCATTGACTCCTAAGTATTCTGAGCTATTAGGCAATGCCAAAAAACCAagtttttccccaaaatataaATTTCCTCCAAAATCTCCTGTCGTTTTCCATTATTATGTTAAAAATCCATACATTTAAATCTAACTACCATGTTTCCTAAAGACTGGTGGAAATTATGCTCCTAATATATTTAGCTACAAGAAacttttattgcatttcttgGGCTATTAGGTCAGCACATTTAGCATGTTATTCTCCTGGGTAAACTCTTCCtgtatgctttctttttccaagtgAGCCAATAAGGCACACCACAGAATGTCCTGGAATTGAgttacttttcattttgtaataCACAGGCCTTTAGCAAGAAGAAGATAGAAGAGCGAAAGGAGTGGCTGACTAATTTCATGCAGGATAGAAGACAACGGAAGCTGCATGGTCTGCCAGAGGTAAAAGGTTTACATAGATAAGGAAACTGGTTTCCTGTCTCTCCCTGGGGCTCTTCTCAGTGTCATTCTGGCATGCTAGAGCTGCACAGAGCTCAGTCAGGGAGTCAGTCACCTGATTATGGGACagttaaaacatttcaggattttgcagagcagctccttCTCTCACCAGTGTAGCCACATTATCAATTGTGCATCCGTGAATTTCACATTTAACACTTATCACTCAAATTACTTTATCAATAGGGAAATGATACCTTGAGCAGGGCTGcatgaagattttatttatcAAAAAATGGGCCTGCATCACAGGAAATGTTTCGCTTCACCATGCTAAGACTGTCAGCACTGGAGCTGTGTTTAGCTATTCTGACAAGGAGCTTCCATTTTAGTGAAACTAGCCAAGGATGTGCTAAGAAACAGATTAGACCTCATTAAAATTAAGGCAGTCTTGCACCTGTTTTTCCTAGGAATACCTGTATgggaaaaatactaatttcctGACATACAACGACTTCATAAACAAGGAGTTAGTGCTGTTCTCAAACTCGGATAATGAAAGATCAATCCCGTCACTGGTTGATGGTAAGTTATTTCAAGATCGTGATTCCACATAGTGCGTGCCCCAGCTCTTAATAAATGGGTGCTTGTATGTCATATCAGAATTGGGAAACCTGCTGAGTTTTCAGGGTCAGTGTTCTGAAGTTCATTTTCTGCTGTCCaggttttttaatctttggaTTAAATGTTTTGTCCATTTTGTAGTATATTATTGCAAGTACCTTACTCTCTGGGGCAGAATTTTTAGGTGTAGAAGCATGTCATAGTCTCTAGAGAGCAGAAGTGAAACACATCGTATGTTCTAATCACAaggtcttgtcttttttttatacAGGTTTGAAGCCAGGTCAAAGAAAAGTTCTGTTCACTTGTTTCAAACGAAATGATAAGCGAGAGGTGAAAGTTGCTCAGCTGGCTGGTTCTGTAGCTGAGATGTCCTCATACCATCATGGTGAAGTAAGAACCTGGCCTTGTtgtgcaaaatgctttttaaatgaaaggcaaGCCTTTCTGTTGACTTAACAGTTAAGATGCCTCTAAAGCAGAACTAGATATTTGAGtataaataccaaaacaaagTGACTGTATATCTCCTATTCTTCAACAAGAATTTAATCTGAGATTGGTTGGTCTGCCTTTCCTGCCTAGACTTTATGGGaatgtattttattcaaaaagtagaacaagaaaaaaaacccctttatttATGATAGATTTAGGCAGATGTTAATAGCCTTTCTACCTTGGTAAGGACAAGTTAAGCACTAAAACAAGCTTCCTTTTGGAGACTGACAGGATCTTTCACTGGAGGTTTCAAGAACAGGTAGACAGCAGTATATCTGTGGGTCACTGGAATATATCTAGTCACCCAGGCTAGACAGTCTTGGGATGTACTTTCCGCGAGTTTCCTCCAGTATTTTGAGTTTATCCTCTATATCAGTTCTGTTCCTGGTGTGAATTTTGGCTTTAACTTTGTCCGTTGAGTGAAGAATTCTGCATATTTAGCTTTGAACCTTCCTTTATTGCAGGCATCGCTGATGATGACCATCATTAACTTAGCTCAGAACTTTGTGGGCAGCAACAACCTCAACTTGCTACAGCCTATTGGTCAGTTTGGCACAAGGCTGCATGGTGGGAAAGACTCTGCCAGTCCTCGATACATCTTTACGCTGCTCAGGTCAGCATTAATGATTTCTTACAGTCTTAAATATTCTTAGCATATTACAAGACTCAATTTGACAGCAATTAGGatgaaaaatgaatgtgcttcttccctttaaaaattTGGACTACTTGCTCACTCTGAGTAGCAACAATTGAAGTGAGGTTTGGACACTAGGTTCAGGTATATAAACTTTGGTTATCATTCCAGAGAACAGAAAGGCACAGTGGAGAATATGGAAATGGCAGCAAAAACAAAGGGAGAAATTTGAGTAGGATAATAAAAAGCGAACCTGAGCTGGGAAAGCAAAGTTCTAATAGCTGAAAGTGCAGTGCTTTAGTCTCTGACCCAATGGTCACTTAGGTTGAACTTGGTCAAATCTGTTACTTGAGCACATGTATGGTTGTACTAAAGCAAGGTACAGAGAATTGGAGCCTTTCTGGACATTAAACTTTAAACTCATACCCGAAGTATTTAAATTAAGGGCCCCATATAGCCAGTGGAACCTGTAGAGATGGGTGGAATTGCTGAAGATGCATCTGTTTTGAGTGTTACTCTAGAAGCCTGGTTTCCTCACACAGAGCCCCAGGCTGTATGGCTGTGGTTGGCTGATAGGAATAAACCCAatttaggtgttttttttgtttgttttctggaggGTTCTTTTGGAATGGTGGTCACTGTTCTGTAAGGAGAATTGGGGCTTAAATTCTCTTTTCCATCCTAGTCCGCTGGCACGGTTGCTGTTCCCACCAGTGGATGACAATATCCTGAGGTTCTTGTATGATGACAATCAACGTGTGGAGCCAGAATGGTATATGCCCATCATTCCCATGGTGCTGATAAATGGAGCAGAGGGGATTGGTACTGGCTGGTCCTGCAAGATCCCCAACTTTGATATCAGGGAAGTTGTGAATAATATCCGTCGTCTGATGGATGGAGAAGAGCCATTGCCAATggtaaataatatatttaaattaaacaatGTCTCACTTGTTAGTTTATTCAGTGTGTTTTGGAGCATTTCATGCAAATGCTTAAAAACAGAAGCATCAACACAAAGCTGAATCCAGTGTTCTTTTCTGCTTAGCTTCCTAGTTACAGGAATTTCAAAGGCACAATAGATGAGCTGGGACCTAATCAGTATGTGATAAGTGGTGAAGTGTCTATCCTGGATTCTACAACCATTGAGATCACTGAGTTGCCTGTCAGAACATGGACACAGGTAATAGGGAATTTGCCCTAGAAATGTATAGTTTGCCCTGTAAAGCAAAAAGTGATTGGTGGGGTTTGGAGCTTTTCATCTTCATGGAAAACATGGGTCTGATTGATTCTTTCCTCAGACTTACAAAGAGCAAGTTCTGGAGCCTATGTTAAATGGGACTGAGAAGACCCCCTCACTAATCACAGACTATAAAGAATATCACACAGACACGACAGTGAAGTTTGTAGTGAAgatgactgaagaaaaactaGCGGAAGCTAAAGCAGCGGGGCTGCATAAGGTCTTCAAACTCCAAACAAGTTTAACATGCAACTCCATGGTATGTAACATTCTGCTGAAGAGAGTCCTTGGTGTAACTCAAAGCCTGTGTGGACAGCTGCCGTTGCTGCACGTAACAAAAATACTCTTTTGCAGTAACCTGttcactttgatttttgtgCTGTTACTGGTTTTAAATCAGCTTTCTAAATATACCTTCAAAAGGTCAAAAGATTGGCTTGGGAATGGGCCCAGAGTGATAGGGTTTTGCCTGAAGGAGTCCAAGTGAGCTGAAATCGCATGGTTTAGAGACCTTTGTTGTGACAACAGCACTGCCACTGAATGTCTGGATTCTGACAATGTGTGAAGCTTGATAGCAAGATGTTTATCTGACAGAGAGCTTTAAGATTCAAGTAACCCTAACCCCACTATGTGTTTTCAAGAACTTTGAAACTCTAAAATTGTCTCTGCTGTTGTGTTTGCAAACTGAAGTAAttcccaaaacaccaccaagGTTTTATAATTTGTTGGCTAATAATTCAATTGTACTCTCACACCTGTGTTACAGGTAATTTTTAGTGGTTTTGGAAATCCGTTTTATCATCGTAACACCTGTGTTCTTTCATCTAGGTTCTTTTTGACCATGTTGGCTTTCTCAAGAAGTATGACTCTCCCCAGGATATTCTTAAAGAGTTCTTTGAACTCAGGCTCCGATATTACAGTTTGAGAAAAGAATGGCTTATGGGAATGCTAGGTGCGGAGGCTGCGAAACTGAGCAACCAGGCTCGTTTCATCCTGGAGAAAATAGATGGCAAAATTGTGATCGGTATGCATTGTTCTTGGTTACTTGGTTTGTGAAACTGGGAGAAGAGCTATAGGTGCTCTCTTGAGTTCTGTCAGCACCCCCTCAGCCCCGGACTGGCTCTTAACAAACCACACCAGGGCTTATCTTTCTGTTCCAGTAACATACAAGAGGAAAATGCTTCCCAGGTATCTTCAGTCTGTAGAGCATTATGtacatattaattaaaatggGGTACTCATACAGCTTTCCTACTGTGTATTTGATGCAATTAtgagagtaatttttttaataatttagcAGTAATTCCTATCTATTTCTGACTCAGTAGGAATAAGAGTTAAATACTGGTGGGGTTAAAAAGGGgcagtgttttctgttcaaATGCATACATCTTAAGAACCCGTATCTCTGTGTTTTATCTTTGTGAACCTCcacaaaaatattccaaatcACGTTCTCAGTGGATTGGAGGTTCAAAGACAGACACTCAAGTTAACAGCATCTGAGAATCATGAGCTAGAAAAACAGATCTTTGTTCCCAGCATTCAAATTTTCCAATCAACTTTTCCACCTCAGTCTAAAAGGCAGTCTGTATTTCACTTGCATTCATGGAGGATGTAGCTAGACAAAGTGTCATAAGATGCTTTGTGGTTTGCGTCTGAAAGCAGCCCGATAATCCCAACAGCCCCTGTTTGTCTGACTTGACTcgggaagagaaagaataattcccttgaaatgcattttcttggGATTTTGTTCTAAGTAGTTCCAAGGCTGACAGAACTGGTTTCATTTGTATTTGTGTCTCATGGTTGATTGCTTCTGATAGcttaaaaaggaacaaattccAGCTGAAGCGTTTCCATTGGTTGGGGCCCTTATAGCATAAATTTCCCAGGTGATGTCTAATGAGGTGAAAGCTATACCAAAGCCTTTGAGTGCTATCAGGGTTATTTTGCTTCCACCTGCCTGCCTATTGTGAAACCTTTTTGATACCATCACAcctggtttttttcaagttcaaaAAATACTTAGGGCAAGGGAAATGCAGgtatggaaatgaaaaagaaaaatatttatagtgcTTTGCCAGGTGTTCCTGACAGGTATAGGAGCAATTCTGACCTGACAAGTCATTTGCTATTAGGAACTTTTTAGGTGTTATTTCAGGCTCTTCCACATGTCCCACCTCTGATGAGGAAATGGTATTTTAGAGCCCAGCAGGATGCTGAGCTGTTAGAACCCTGAGATCCAAAATTTTAAGCTCCTGTCTTTCCTAACACTGATGGGTAGTGGCCACTGAACATCCTGAAATGTctctttacagaaaacaaacccaagaaagagTTGATTAAAGTCCTTATCCAGAGAGGGTATGAATCGGATCCAGTGAAGGCTTGGAAGGAATCGCAAAACAAGGTAGCGCTTCAGTTATCCTCTCTAAACTGATCCAAACTGACCCCTGTCTCTGAAGGTCCATAGCTGTACGAAGAAACCCAagttacttttctgtttgtagGGTCCAAGAGCTTATGTGTCTGGTATGTCTGTGACAGGAAACATAAGGCAAGCAAAAATCCAGCCTCTCGTTCAGAAGGCACTGAGACCTAGTCGTTTGGGTTTGAGTTTGTCAGGTCAAATCCTCTTGCCACAGCAATTTCTGCTGCCCTTTAAGGGTTTCCTTCTGCCTGTTGGGGAAGGGCTGTGAGGAAGATGACAGTTTTTAGCCTGAGGAGAGAGTATAGACTATCAAGACAGAGAGGCCAAATAGAGAAGAGCAAGAGAGATCTGGAGAATTGTTTTTGCAGATGGATTCCTCTGTGTGATAGCAGCTGAGGCTGTAAGAACTTGAtccatttctgaatttttctcgAAGAG
This region includes:
- the TOP2A gene encoding DNA topoisomerase 2-alpha — encoded protein: MKLQEFVSPLRPADENSQVPKGDGTKKQLSVEHIYQKKTQLEHILLRPDTYIGSVELVTQQMWVFDEDVGLNCRDVTFVPGLYKIFDEILVNAADNKQRDKNMSCIKVTIDVENNTISVWNNGKGIPVVEHKVEKVYVPALIFGQLLTSSNYDDNEKKVTGGRNGYGAKLCNIFSTKFTVETACREYKKLFRQTWTDNMGKAGEMKLKYFDGEDYTCITFQPDLSKFKMTTLDKDIVALMSRRAYDIAGSTKDVKVFLNGQRLPVKGFRSYVDLYLKDRVDETGNALKVIHEEVNSRWEVCLTLSERGFQQVSFVNSIATTKGGRHIDYVTDQLVTKLIDVVKKKNKNGAGVKPFQVKNHMWIFVNALIENPTFDSQTKENMTLQAKNFGSTCKLSEKFIKGAVACGIVESVLNWVKFKAQNELNKKCSAVKHTKIKGVPKLDDANDAGSKNSLDCTLILTEGDSAKTLAVSGLGVVGRDKYGVFPLRGKILNVREASHKQIMENAEINNIIKIVGLQYKKNYEDQESLKTLRYGKIMIMTDQDQDGSHIKGLLINFIHHNWPSLLKHNFLEEFITPIIKVSKNKEEIAFYSIPEFEEWKNGTQNYNSWKIKYYKGLGTSTSKEAKEYFADMAKHRIGFKYSGPADDAAITLAFSKKKIEERKEWLTNFMQDRRQRKLHGLPEEYLYGKNTNFLTYNDFINKELVLFSNSDNERSIPSLVDGLKPGQRKVLFTCFKRNDKREVKVAQLAGSVAEMSSYHHGEASLMMTIINLAQNFVGSNNLNLLQPIGQFGTRLHGGKDSASPRYIFTLLSPLARLLFPPVDDNILRFLYDDNQRVEPEWYMPIIPMVLINGAEGIGTGWSCKIPNFDIREVVNNIRRLMDGEEPLPMLPSYRNFKGTIDELGPNQYVISGEVSILDSTTIEITELPVRTWTQTYKEQVLEPMLNGTEKTPSLITDYKEYHTDTTVKFVVKMTEEKLAEAKAAGLHKVFKLQTSLTCNSMVLFDHVGFLKKYDSPQDILKEFFELRLRYYSLRKEWLMGMLGAEAAKLSNQARFILEKIDGKIVIENKPKKELIKVLIQRGYESDPVKAWKESQNKEEEEEEKEEEGESDKESSAATGPDFNYLLNMPLWYLTKEKKDELCKQRDNKEQELGNLKSKNPSDLWKEDLAAFVEKLDAVEAKQAEDETAVLAGKSLKVKGGKTKVKAAQLSTVMPSSCGIRVVPQITAEMKAEAEKKTKKKIKSEKAECDENQEENTSGDKEPSALKQKLQHKLLNAERGAKRQATLPFKPLKKMKKRNPWSDSGSDSGSDFEVLPPPRERVVRQAAAKVKIEISSSSDSNLSSSDEEPEFQGNSESNTESDTNSKEKPPKPRAAPKETTEKAAKAPKQKAVQSAIPVQVQDVANEDVSQAPAAPSVSVPHSKAVAEKSAAAKKASAPKSKAKLDNQPSIMDVLGKKKAAPKSSKAAAKEGSQGSKAKGVSDKKPGQTKGQKVIKRQPNLLDSDSDSDFGLKISKSVAAKKSKLDDDDDFTDSAAGANSPVAVPRTRPGRLKKPIQYTEDSDEDDSF